The following are encoded together in the Tursiops truncatus isolate mTurTru1 chromosome 10, mTurTru1.mat.Y, whole genome shotgun sequence genome:
- the LOC101326734 gene encoding thioredoxin-like protein 4A, whose protein sequence is MSYILPHLYNGWQADQAILSEEDRVVVIRFGHDWDPTCMKMDEVLYIKNSSVIYLGDITEVPDFNKMYELYDPCTVTFFFRNKHIVIDLGTGNNNKINWAMEDKQEMIDIIETAYGGGGARKGRGLVMSLKDYSTKYRY, encoded by the exons ATGTCGTACATACTCCCGCACCTGTACAATGGCTGGCAAGCGGATCAGGCCATCCTCTCGGAAGAAGACCGCGTGGTCGTCATTCGGTTTGGACACGACTGGGACCCGACTTGTATGAAGATGGACGAGGTTCTGTACA ttaaaaattcctCAGTTATTTATCTTGGGGATATTACAGAAGTACCTGACTTCAACAAAATGTATGAGTTATACGATCCGTGCACTGTCACGTTTTTCTTCAGGAACAAACACATCGTGATCGACCTGGGTACTGGCAACAACAACAAGATCAACTGGGCCATGGAAGACAAGCAGGAGATGATCGACATCATCGAGACGGCgtacgggggtgggggggcccggAAGGGTCGCGGCCTGGTCATGTCTCTGAAGGACTACTCCACCAAGTACAGATACTGA